A part of Onthophagus taurus isolate NC chromosome 7, IU_Otau_3.0, whole genome shotgun sequence genomic DNA contains:
- the LOC111418615 gene encoding multiple C2 and transmembrane domain-containing protein isoform X5 has product MSNLDRLFREKSCWEAYEKYLLRYYNFYKIYPENAINNERRFCNRNPITPFTCRKLPNNVDLPPYLDGNFNVLDREWDEDPEKLHSVTLKTILSTRHKDFSTSQDDETDLDAITIFDDEIDVLDDYFQKNAKVADVNKRLKSQIWSSVVTIVLIEGKNLLACDPETGTSDPYVKFRLGNEKYKSRVIWRSCNPRWLEQFDLHLYDDGDQQLEITVWDKDRAKDDFIGRIVIDLMDLEREKTHSIWTKLEDGAGSIHLLLTISGTTASETISDLTTHEENPNEREIVLSRYAWHKTLQNIKDVGHLTVKVFRATGLAAADLGGKSDPFCVLELGNARLQTQTEYKTLTPSWQKIFTFNVKDINNVLEVTVYDEDRDHKVEFLGKIAIPLLRIRNGEKRWYALKDKKLRSRAKGQSPQILLEMTVIWNPIRACIRTLNPREEKYMQTEVKFKRQVFVKNVLRLKSIAMHFYEFGKVLQSCFEWESRIQSFIALVFFLILCYYFEPWMIPIAGLLVFLKQYIVKQITGPQTVPWDEVADSDLDEDEDDDKEKEEKKSLKERLQVIQEVTQGVQNAIGKIATFGESVKNTFNFTVPYLSWIAITLLVSAAVVLYIMPIRYLLMIWGTNKFFRRLLRPHSVPNNELFDLISRVPDDEMLLWTKIMAAALSSNIGRLTVFEWYFQLDYRDLKILLSTTDPEAKRREPRKKHKGS; this is encoded by the exons ATGTCAAACCTTGACCGCCTCTTCAGGGAGAAAAGCTGTTGGGAAGCATATGAAAAGTACTTATTAAGATATTACaacttttacaaaatttatccGGAAAATGCGATTAATAATGAAAGAAGATTCTGTAATCGTAATCCAATAACACCGTTTACCTGTCGAAAATTGCCAAATAACGTTGACCTACCACCATATTTGGACGGCAATTTTAACGTATTAGATCGAGAATGGGACGAGGATCCAGAAAAATTACATAGCGTTACTCTAAAAACCATCTTATCTACTCGACATAAAGATTTTTCCACTTCACAAGATGACGAAACCGATTTAGATGCAATTACCATATTTGATGATGAAATAGATGTTTTAGatgat TATTTCCAGAAGAATGCCAAGGTTGCCGATGttaataaacgattaaaaTCGCAAATTTGGAGTTCCGTGGTTACAATTGTCTTGATTGAAGGAAAAAACCTTTTAGCGTGCGATCCCGAAACAGGAACATCAGATCCATACGTCAAGTTTAG attaggaaatgaaaaatataaaagtagaGTCATTTGGCGTTCTTGTAACCCAAGATGGTTGGAACAATTTGATCTTCATCTATACGATGATGGAGATCAACAATTGGAAATTACCGTCTGGGATAAAGACCGGGCAAAAGACGACTTTATTGGAAGGATAGTAATCGATTTAATGGATttagaaagagaaaaaacaCACAGCATATGGACCAAATTAGAAGATGGAGCGGGATCTATAcatcttttattaacaataagcGGAACTACAGCTTCCGAAACCATTTCAGATTTAACTACTCACGAAGAGAATCCGAACGAACGAGAAATAGTTTTAAGTAGATAT gcTTGGCATAAAACTcttcaaaatataaaagacGTTGGTCATCTCACGGTAAAAGTATTTAGGGCAACGGGTTTAGCAGCAGCAGATTTAGGTGGTAAAAGTGACCCATTTTGCGTTTTGGAACTAGGAAACGCACGCCTACAAACACAAACCGAATATAAAACTTTAACACCTTCCTGGCAAAAAATCTTCACTTTCAACGTAAAAGACATCAATAATGTCCTCGAAGTGACCGTTTACGACGAAGATCGAGACCATAAAGTTGAGTTTTTAGGAAAAATAGCGATACCTTTATTGAGGATACGAAACGGTGAGAAGAGATGGTACgctttaaaagataaaaaattaagaagtcGAGCGAAAGGTCAATCGCCGCAGATTTTATTGGAAATGACCGTAATTTGGAATCCAATTAGGGCTTGTATAAGAACTTTAAATCCTAGAGAAGAAAAATACATGCAGACTGAAGTTAAATTTAAGAGACaagtttttgtgaaaaatgttttaagattGAAAAGTATTGCTATGCATTTCTATGAATTTGGAAAAGTTCTTCA GAGTTGTTTTGAATGGGAATCCCGAATACAAAGCTTCATTGCGTTGgtattctttttaatactaTGCTATTATTTCGAACCGTGGATGATACCGATAGCAGGTTTATTGGTTTTCCTCAAACAGTACATCGTCAAACAGATTACAGGTCCTCAAACAGTGCCTTGGGACGAAGTAGCAGATTCCGATTTAGATGAAGACGAGGATGACGATAAGGAGAAAGAGGAAAAGAAAAGCTTAAAAGAACGACTTCAAGTAATCCAAGAAGTTACTCAAGGCGTTCAAAATGCTATTGGAAAAATTGCTACGTTTGGCGAAAGCGTAAAAAA tACCTTTAACTTCACGGTTCCATATTTATCATGGATTGCGATAACTTTGTTGGTATCAGCAGCCGTGGTTTTGTACATTATGCCAATAAGATACCTGCTGATGATTTGGggtacaaataaatttttccgaAGACTTCTGCGGCCGCATTCAGTACCTAACAACGAACTCTTCGACTTGATATCAAGAGTACCGGACGATGAGATGCTG TTGTGGACAAAGATAATGGCAGCCGCTCTCTCGAGCAATATCGGTCGTTTGACGGTATTTGAATGGTACTTCCAGCTGGATTATAGAGATCTGAAAATTCTGTTGAGCACCACCGATCCGGAAGCAAAACGCCGAGAACCACGCAAGAAACATAAAGGATCCTAG